A region of Nerophis lumbriciformis linkage group LG26, RoL_Nlum_v2.1, whole genome shotgun sequence DNA encodes the following proteins:
- the acp1 gene encoding low molecular weight phosphotyrosine protein phosphatase isoform X1 — MAASGTKSVLFVCLGNICRSPIAEAVFRKMATDAGAVDKWLIDSGATSDWNIGCSPDGRGLACLKGHGIESSHRARQVTKDDFMSFEFILCMDESNLSELNRRANLVKNHKAKIELLGSYDPQKQLIIKDPYYGSDADFEKVYEQCQRCCKAFLEVNS, encoded by the exons ATGGCGGCCTCAGGCACAAAATCTGTTCTGTTTGTCTGTCTGG GGAACATTTGCAGATCCCCCATTGCAGAGGCCGTATTTAGGAAGATGGCAACTGATGCAGGTGCTGTTGATAAG TGGCTCATAGACAGTGGCGCCACATCCGACTGGAATATAGGCTGCTCGCCAGATGGCCGTGGGCTAGCCTGCCTAAAGGGGCATGGCATTGAGAGCAGTCATAGGGCCCGACAG GTGACTAAGGACGATTTCATGAGCTTTGAATTCATTCTCTGCATGGACGAGAGCAATCTGAG TGAGTTGAACCGGAGAGCAAACTTGGTTAAAAATCACAAAGCAAAGATTGAACTTCTTGGTTCGTACGACCCACAGAAGCAGCTGATCATTAAAGACCCGTATTAC GGCAGCGATGCAGACTTTGAAAAGGTGTACGAGCAGTGCCAACGATGCTGCAAAGCATTTCTGGAGGTGAACTCCTAA
- the acp1 gene encoding low molecular weight phosphotyrosine protein phosphatase isoform X2, which yields MAASGTKSVLFVCLGNICRSPIAEAVFRKMATDAGAVDKWKIDSAATSTYEIGNPPDDRGLACMKRHGVPMRHVARQVTKDDFMSFEFILCMDESNLSELNRRANLVKNHKAKIELLGSYDPQKQLIIKDPYYGSDADFEKVYEQCQRCCKAFLEVNS from the exons ATGGCGGCCTCAGGCACAAAATCTGTTCTGTTTGTCTGTCTGG GGAACATTTGCAGATCCCCCATTGCAGAGGCCGTATTTAGGAAGATGGCAACTGATGCAGGTGCTGTTGATAAG TGGAAAATAGACAGTGCCGCCACCTCCACCTATGAGATAGGAAACCCCCCCGACGATCGCGGTCTGGCCTGCATGAAGAGGCACGGCGTGCCCATGAGGCATGTGGCCAGGCAG GTGACTAAGGACGATTTCATGAGCTTTGAATTCATTCTCTGCATGGACGAGAGCAATCTGAG TGAGTTGAACCGGAGAGCAAACTTGGTTAAAAATCACAAAGCAAAGATTGAACTTCTTGGTTCGTACGACCCACAGAAGCAGCTGATCATTAAAGACCCGTATTAC GGCAGCGATGCAGACTTTGAAAAGGTGTACGAGCAGTGCCAACGATGCTGCAAAGCATTTCTGGAGGTGAACTCCTAA